From uncultured Pseudodesulfovibrio sp.:
TTTTTCAAGACACGCATGAAGGCAACTTCCTGCCCCTGCTGCATGGCAATATTCAATCCCAGACGCAATTCTTCGAGGCCGGAATCCAAACGGTAGGAAGCAAGGTTCGCCAACCCTATTTCAAGAGCAAGGCGCCAATCATCACGCTTGAACAAAGTCAGAATGGAAAGAAACCCCACACGCGACTGCTCCAGTCCGGGCAATGGCCGAAGCATGGAATCCAAAAGTCGAAGGGTGGGCAAATCATTCGGCTCATCCTCCAAAATGGTCAGCAGACATTCTGCCGCTGATCCCGGCAAATGTCGGGCCATATCAAAAGAAAATCCCTGTCGGGCCACACACCCACGCCGGGCTAAGTCCTTTGCCCACAAGGTCAATAATTCTTTGGGTGATTCAGGAGGAGCCAACTCAATACCTTTGGCCTCCAGATACCGGTACCAAAACGCCTTGGCCGCATCAAAATTATTCAACTTCAATGCTGCCAATGATGCCGTCTGATTCAACTTCGAGACATCTCCAGGAGCAGGATTCGTCAATAAAGTCATCACATTTTGCTCAAGGACGGGGTCAACGCCCGCCATGGTCTGAACTCGAAGCGCCATGCTCACCACTTCCGCATCCTGTGACACGGAGGCAAGACGGGACAGCAAATCTGCATGAGCGATATCCACCAGTCCGGCCTCGGCCAATGCACACGCTGTAAGCGCGGTCCACTTGTCGGCCTCACGACCCGCAACCCTATTTCGTCCTGCATCCGCAGCGAATTCGAGAATACGCGCCGCCCGATGATCTGGAAGATGTTCCGCCTTGATCCGTGCATGGGCAGCCCGCCCCATGGCCCCGGCAAGGCGTGGGTTGGCCTGATACATGGACAGTTTTTCGCCCAACTCAACGACATGTGAATAGGTATCCATCTCCCGGCCCGGCTCGAAAAGCTCTGCCTGCTCCTCGATATCCTGACCAAGAACCAGACAGCCGCAGGACGCACCTTCAAACAACCGGAAATTGACTTCACCGAAAATGGATTCGTTGGGGATAACACGGCTAGCTCGATATAAAGTCATCATATCGGGAAAAGCCAGCCCCTCCCGGAGAGTCAGGGGACTCCCAACAGTCTTGTCCCGCAAAAATCCAACCATCCACTTCCGAGTCGGACGCTGATCAGTCACTCGCCCCACAAAAGTCAGGCCATGCTCACGTTCGTTCCAATGGATAAACGGCTCTTGATGGCCGTACCACGGCAACCAGCGTATATCCGGCGCACCGCTTTGGCCAAGCTTATCGATCCACGCTTTCTGCGTCGAGCACACCAC
This genomic window contains:
- a CDS encoding glycosyltransferase, giving the protein MTNVCKTVYTSVMAADIRTLCLIDGQLELEKAFIRAGLDVFAIHTPQDPFFDLPIALERAGKKPDLVLQVERMASRTILIGLDQVDAPVMLWCIDPHLNAHWHSVYARLFDVVCSTQKAWIDKLGQSGAPDIRWLPWYGHQEPFIHWNEREHGLTFVGRVTDQRPTRKWMVGFLRDKTVGSPLTLREGLAFPDMMTLYRASRVIPNESIFGEVNFRLFEGASCGCLVLGQDIEEQAELFEPGREMDTYSHVVELGEKLSMYQANPRLAGAMGRAAHARIKAEHLPDHRAARILEFAADAGRNRVAGREADKWTALTACALAEAGLVDIAHADLLSRLASVSQDAEVVSMALRVQTMAGVDPVLEQNVMTLLTNPAPGDVSKLNQTASLAALKLNNFDAAKAFWYRYLEAKGIELAPPESPKELLTLWAKDLARRGCVARQGFSFDMARHLPGSAAECLLTILEDEPNDLPTLRLLDSMLRPLPGLEQSRVGFLSILTLFKRDDWRLALEIGLANLASYRLDSGLEELRLGLNIAMQQGQEVAFMRVLKNRDSSGMIVPLLNH